From the genome of uncultured Pseudodesulfovibrio sp., one region includes:
- a CDS encoding TetR/AcrR family transcriptional regulator: protein MATLKAVPKVIPIRNKEITKEKLVKAVGKVLAEVGFQRLGVNMIAREAGVDKKLIYRYYQGLEGLVAEYGRTVEFWPTAEELLGEDAERIKAMAPSDLMSQFFRRYLRAILRRPQTLEILAWEGVVRNDLTRALEEVRVKTALEFFELMQTDPPEDVDLTALVMILAASVNFLAVRSRIHRSLGGVDLQSDAGWKRIEDTLDIMLTRTLTH from the coding sequence ATGGCGACTTTGAAAGCTGTGCCCAAGGTCATACCCATCCGGAACAAGGAAATTACCAAGGAAAAGCTGGTCAAGGCCGTAGGTAAAGTTCTTGCCGAAGTCGGGTTTCAGCGCCTTGGTGTGAACATGATAGCCCGTGAAGCCGGTGTGGATAAGAAGTTGATCTATCGGTATTATCAAGGCTTGGAAGGACTTGTTGCCGAATACGGACGGACTGTTGAGTTTTGGCCCACGGCCGAGGAATTGCTGGGTGAAGATGCGGAGCGTATTAAGGCAATGGCTCCATCCGATCTCATGTCCCAATTTTTCAGGCGCTATCTGCGAGCGATTTTGCGCAGGCCGCAAACACTCGAGATCCTGGCTTGGGAGGGAGTTGTCCGAAACGATTTGACCCGTGCCTTGGAAGAAGTCCGAGTCAAGACCGCGCTGGAATTCTTTGAGTTGATGCAGACCGATCCGCCGGAGGACGTAGACCTGACTGCGCTGGTCATGATTCTGGCCGCTTCAGTCAATTTCCTGGCTGTGCGTTCACGAATACATCGCAGCTTGGGCGGCGTTGACCTCCAGTCCGATGCGGGATGGAAACGCATAGAAGATACTTTGGACATAATGCTCACCCGAACGCTTACGCATTGA